acaggCGCCATTATCTTTTCAGCAAATGTCGCAAGGAGGAAACCTGCCACAAGGTTATTTCTACAcacaataaaaataagatacATTGCCGCTGCTCCGCATTACATATCATATAGAGTGACACTAAGTAATTAAATGACACTAAGTAACGAAAGATATCTGTAAACAACGACTATATACCAGAATTAGTCATATTCTCTATTGTATTCACCCTACACAGCCGCATTACACAGCTGCTCCGGACGTTTTACGCTGCACATCAATGACTAATACCACTGTATTTGATCCACACTTAGCGCAAAAGTCACCTGGGTGGCGTTTTCCGCTCGCGCTCCGCCGGTGAGAgcgagaaaaaaaaaagggattGGGCGGTAATGTAAGGAAAACCCACTAGTTAAAATCAATGAGATAAGGaactctctttttttcccgTTAATCATCTTTTCCTTGTTCGTTTCGTGTATCTGTAATGAATCTTATCGGAGTAACTATTACTGGAAAGCCATACCGTTAAAGAAGCAAGCATATCATTCGTATTCAAGCatctgtttttctttttaacCGCTCGGCTCTGATTTCTTAAACCATTTCCCCCATCAGCATCAGTTTGTGATTTGTAACTATATCGATCGTGGAATCGATGGAATTCTAAGCGTCATTTAGTTGGCAACAAAAGGAATCGAGCATCTCATAAAGGAGcttatattattaatatcTTCCTGATCgtactatttttttttagctttttattttttagGCCGAGGTTAATTCTAGAACGCCACATTTCATCACCTTTAAGTTAAGTACCAAGGCCATCTTTTACCCTTTTTAGTTTCTGGGGAAACAGAGAACAGTACTATAGAAGATAAAAAGATATAATACAATCGTAGTAATAGTACCcataataaaataacatataatataataaaaacatAAGGCAAAGGAGATAGGAGAATAATCATTGATATCTCCACAAAACGAATTTGAAGCTACCccatattttcaaatctctTTTACAACACCAGACGagaaattaagaaaatgggagacattaaaaataaagatcACACAACCTCTGTGAACCATAATCTAATGGCAAGTGCAGGAAATTACACCGCTGAGAAAGAAATCGGAAAGGGTTCGTTTGCCACTGTATATAGAGGGCATCTGACATCCGACAAATCTCAGCATGTAGCCATAAAGGAAGTATCAAGGGcgaaattaaaaaataagaaattaCTAGAGAATTTGGAAATAGAAATCGCTATcttgaagaaaatcaaGCATCCTCATATCGTCGGACTTATTGACTGTGAACGAACATCAACagatttttatttgatCATGGAGTACTGTGCTCTTGGGGACCTAACATTTCTGTTGAAAAGGCGTAAAGAATTGATGGAGAATCATCCTCTACTAAGGACcgtatttgaaaaataccCTCCACCGAGTGAGAACCATAACGGCCTGCATAGAGCGTTTGTCTTGAGTTATTTACAGCAGTTAGCGTCCgctttgaaatttttgaggTCTAAAAACTTGGTTCATAGAGACATCAAGCCTCAAAACTTACTATTATCTACACCCCTAATTGGATATCATGATTCAAAAAGCTTCCATGAACTTGGATTTGTTGGGATCTACAACTTACCCATTTTAAAGATAGCAGATTTCGGGTTTGCAAGATTTTTGCCAAACACGTCATTAGCAGAAACTCTTTGTGGCTCACCATTATATATGGCAccagaaattttgaattatcaaaaatataaCGCTAAAGCAGATCTGTGGTCTGTCGGTACAGTGGTATTCGAAATGTGCTGTGGCACCCCACCGTTTAGAGCTTCCAATCATTTGGAgttattcaagaaaattaaaagagCAAACGATGTCATAACGTTTCCTTCATATTGCAATATTGAACCAGAGTTAAAAGAGTTGATATGTAGTTTATTGACATTTGATCCAGCCCAAAGAATAGGATTTGAGGAGTTTTTTGCTAACAAGGTAGTCAACGAAGACTTGTCTTCTTATGAATTGGAAGATGATTTACCTGAGTTAGAATCCAAATCAAAAGGTATTGTAGAAAGTAATATGTTCGTTTCTGAGTATTTATCTAAACAGCCAAAGAGTCCGAACAGTAATCTTGCAGGTCATCAATCAATGGCAGATAATCCCGCGGAGCTCAGTGATGCCCTCAAGAACAGCAATATATTAACTGCCCCAGCCGTTAAAACAGACCATACACAAGCCGTAGATAAAAAGGcttcaaataataaatacCATAATAGCCTAGTTTCAGATAGAAGCTTTGAAAGAGAATATGTGGTGGTAGAGAAGAAATCGGTTGAAGTTAATTCATTGGCAGACGAGGTTGCTCAAGCAGGATTCAATCCAAATCCTATTAAGCACCCAACTTCAACTCAAAATCAGAACGTCTTATTGAATGAGCAATTCTCTCCAAACAATCAAcagtattttcaaaatcaaggaGAAAATCCGAGGTTACTGAGGGCCACATCATCTTCCAGTGGAGGTAGTGATGGGTCTAGGCGACCATCTTTGGTGGATAGACGCTTGTCTATATCCTCGCTGAATCCATCTAATGCATTATCAAGAGCCCTCGGTATTGCATCAACGAGATTGTTTGGTGGTGCAAatcaacagcagcaacagcaacaaatCACATCTTCCCCACCGTACAGTCAAACTTTGTTGAATTCCCAACTTTTTCATGAACTTACTGAgaatataatattaagAATAGATCACCTACAGCATCCAGAGACACTGAAATTAGATAATACTAATATCGTTAGTATTTTGGAATCTCTGGCCGCAAAGGCATTTGTTGTTTACTCTTATGCAGAAGTGaaattttctcaaattGTTCCATTATCAACAACATTAAAAGGCATGGCTAACTTTGAGAACAGGCGCAGTATGGATAGTAATGCTATTGCAGAAGAACAAGACTCAGACGatgcagaagaagaggatgaaACGTTGAAAAAGTACAAGGAAGATTGCTTATCCACGAAAACTTTTGGAAAGGGTAGAACTTTATCTGCCACATCTCAGTTGAGTGCAACTTTCAATAAACTACCACGTTCGGAAATGATCCTTCTATGTAATGAGGCCATTGTCTTATATATGAAGGCATTATccattttatcaaaatctATGCAGGTAACGTCCAACTGGTGGTATGAATCTCAAGAAAAATCATGTTCTCTAAGAGTTAACGTGTTGGTACAGTGGCTAAGggaaaaatttaatgaatGTTTAGAAAAAGCTGATTTCCTGAGATTAAAAATTAACGACTTGAGATTCAAGCATGCTTCTGAGGTAGCTGAAAATCaaactttggaagaaaaaggtaGTTCGGAAGAGCCAGTATATTTAGAAAAGCTATTATATGATCGTGCATTAGAAATATCTAAGATGGCCGCA
This sequence is a window from Saccharomyces cerevisiae S288C chromosome VII, complete sequence. Protein-coding genes within it:
- the ATG1 gene encoding serine/threonine protein kinase ATG1 (Protein serine/threonine kinase; required for vesicle formation in autophagy and the cytoplasm-to-vacuole targeting (Cvt) pathway; structurally required for phagophore assembly site formation; forms a complex with Atg13p and Atg17p during autophagy; required for re-phosphorylation of Atg13p during termination of autophagy, following prolonged nitrogen starvation; essential for cell cycle progression from G2/M to G1 under nitrogen starvation); the protein is MGDIKNKDHTTSVNHNLMASAGNYTAEKEIGKGSFATVYRGHLTSDKSQHVAIKEVSRAKLKNKKLLENLEIEIAILKKIKHPHIVGLIDCERTSTDFYLIMEYCALGDLTFLLKRRKELMENHPLLRTVFEKYPPPSENHNGLHRAFVLSYLQQLASALKFLRSKNLVHRDIKPQNLLLSTPLIGYHDSKSFHELGFVGIYNLPILKIADFGFARFLPNTSLAETLCGSPLYMAPEILNYQKYNAKADLWSVGTVVFEMCCGTPPFRASNHLELFKKIKRANDVITFPSYCNIEPELKELICSLLTFDPAQRIGFEEFFANKVVNEDLSSYELEDDLPELESKSKGIVESNMFVSEYLSKQPKSPNSNLAGHQSMADNPAELSDALKNSNILTAPAVKTDHTQAVDKKASNNKYHNSLVSDRSFEREYVVVEKKSVEVNSLADEVAQAGFNPNPIKHPTSTQNQNVLLNEQFSPNNQQYFQNQGENPRLLRATSSSSGGSDGSRRPSLVDRRLSISSLNPSNALSRALGIASTRLFGGANQQQQQQQITSSPPYSQTLLNSQLFHELTENIILRIDHLQHPETLKLDNTNIVSILESLAAKAFVVYSYAEVKFSQIVPLSTTLKGMANFENRRSMDSNAIAEEQDSDDAEEEDETLKKYKEDCLSTKTFGKGRTLSATSQLSATFNKLPRSEMILLCNEAIVLYMKALSILSKSMQVTSNWWYESQEKSCSLRVNVLVQWLREKFNECLEKADFLRLKINDLRFKHASEVAENQTLEEKGSSEEPVYLEKLLYDRALEISKMAAHMELKGENLYNCELAYATSLWMLETSLDDDDFTNAYGDYPFKTNIHLKSNDVEDKEKYHSVLDENDRIIIRKYIDSIANRLKILRQKMNHQN